caaagaaccaaaaatttcattaaccaaatcaaaataaattacataTCATCATACTTTAAGTGAACAAGTAGTATaattcagtttttattttacaagACATGCTGCTCTGCTGTAAGTTCTGTTAACAATTCAAAATCTCGTGGTATTGAACAAGATACAGGTAAtaccaaaatcaaacaaacgAATTCTAACAAAGGGTACGAGCAAAATTGGTTAATCCGGTCAGAGTTAATTGCTTTTATCAGTCAGTAAAAAACAGGTCAGACACTGCTTCTAGGCGTCAATTGGTAAAGGACCACGTAAAGACTGCTTCTGGTTGGAGGCAATTCCCACCCCTGATAGACCACTGGGATCACGGACCCAAAACAAGGAAACCCATTATCTGTGTATACTCCATCCACGCTTGGCAAGTGCCATATTCACACAATTAGCAGCCTCAGTAGTGTCATTAAGTGGAGAATAGCTCCAGCTCTCTGATATCTGTAAATCAAACCACGCATTGTGAAAAAACCTTAGTTTTGTTTATAATGTGATCAGGCTACCCAggccaaagaaaaaaagtgatcAGATGAGACATAGGCCAAGGCACAAATGCATTTTTCTTGGGTAGAAGCAATATTTTCCTATGCTATAAGAGCTTATTACATGATGTTCCTCATTTTTACACTAATAAAACACTTGTTGCACTTACCTTCTGGTAGAAGTGTTATACTATTAAGCCATTTTTTAAAACTGATAATTACATACTTGCAtggtgggtcttgaacccaaaatttcatcattcaccttgctcttacaaggggAGGAGAGGTTCCATTTGCACTAAAGATCATCAGTGGTATACTATAAAATTTCATGTGAGATGTGCCACATATAGGccccataattttttattttttaaaaaggcgTGTGTAATAATAAACGAGGCACTGAGAGAAAACAAGaagctaaaaataaatttagaacaTCTGCTGTGAGATTCTTCTCTCAACACCGACCAAATTTAGAAGAAATAAAGTGAGAAACAATAAGTGCAAGGTAAAACATAATATTTCAGCTAAAGAGAACAAAATAAGACAAATAGCAACTTACATCCTCTTTACCAGTGAATGGTCGAGCAACTCCTCGTTCCTGAAGAGACTTTTGGAAATCAGCAAACTTCCATGTACACCGCTCAGCACCAATCACATAAACAGGCTTCCTGTAGacaaaaaatcattattaaaaCACATGAACTTTAGATCAAAAGAAGAACTTAACAAACAATTGTTGAGAGGTTAATCTTCATCATCATACTTTGAACATACCCAGTACTGCAAGCCTCACTCAACATACTTACTGAATCAGCTGTGATGACAAAAGCATCAGCCCAAGCTAGATGCCCCATATGTGGATTCCGATCTATGCAgtattacataaataaatgtcaAACAATCTTTGTACTTATGAAATATACTTCAAAAATATTCTTTGTACTTGTGATATCTTAGTACCTTCACCATCCCAAATGTACACCTTTTGGTTACCACTAAATTCTCTTACTAGAATATTGGACACCTGTTGTTAACAGCACAGAGAATAAGTGTGCAACTGTCAATAAGTTCTTCAAAAGAAATTCCTAAAGCATATATACCTTCTCAGGAGTTCTTCTAGAGAAAGATATCCTGATGCTTCTGCAGCTCCAAAGAATATTCCGCAGCATAGTTGCCAACTGCTTTGCAAGATCCGCACCGTATGGACAATTGCCTAGAATATGATAATCCTTCATATACTCAGGGAATGGCAGGGCGAAAAGTGTGAAAGAAGAAGAGCTCAAGATgtgattttattcaaataaataagtaattcTTGCAGATATAATATCACAGACATAACCACAGTTGCTGATGTAGAAAAACCAGTCTAAATTACAAAACACCACAGAACTTAATGCATGGGAGGTAGAATTAGACTCCACAGACTACAATCAGATTTGGTGTTTGATATGAGCAAAAGCTTGACAGATTATAGGTGCAAAGAAAATTACTAGTAGGCCCTCCAACATTGACCACAAGCAAGGGCTTTGGAAGTGGTGCCAACTCATCATGCCACGCAGAAGCAGCACTCCTAAGTGCAGCAGAATCAACCTGATGAAGAGCTCCCACAGTGAGAACCTGAAATCCACACTTGTGAGCTTCATAAGCCACTGCAGTAACTAACCATATGTAGCAGAAAAAGTTTAACGACCATCACTTATTACCCATTTGAGCAAGTATTCTATACCTACCACATTTCTTCCTGGAGGTTCACGTGGAGTTATCCACCTGCGGAGAAACCAAGGAATTTGCTCTTGTGCATGAGGAGTCAGAGGGTAATAATCGTGACGAGGAGTAATTACCATGTCAAACCGATTCAAATGGGACCTTGGATGTTGTATCTGGAACATGTTGTCAAAGACAAATCTATTACAACCAGACATTGTAGTGCTTGCATGCATCAGCAAATCAAATCCACATAGTACCAAATGGTCTGGTGGAACTAAGAAAAAATGGGAAAGAAGTATCACTATCAAAATGCTTAAACAAGCTATTAAATAAAAGATCCAAAATAGAAAGTAAACTTGTTGCAATACACATCTGagatgggtcttgaacccacaacatTATCTTCCACCTAGCACTTATGAGGGGAGGTGTAAATTGGGCTAAAACTCATTGGCAACAAAACCCTCATTTATCATTCtattaaagtaaaaatattagaTAGTAATTCAAGTTACAGTTTTTCAAAAAGCATTGAAGTTACTGGAGTAATTGAAAAGCTAGTACTAGTTGAAATCAtttacaaaaatccaaaaatagcCAATTAGAAATCAATTACATTTTCAAAAAGCATTGAAGTATCCGGTGTATTAAAAAGCtaaatcattaaaattttaaattataacaaATTTGTACAAAACAAACATTTTGCATCATGTAAAACTACAGAGTTGTCATATGCAAtcaaagaaagattaaaaaagaataaactttAACCTGAACAACAAAGACATTTTCTGGAGCTAAACGTTTTATGGAGCTTGAAACAGAAATAGTATCCCGGCCTGATGCAACCACCAACAGTGGGCCGtctctgcaaaaaaaaaaaaaatggatatatCAGTGCATCAGCATTGAACAATATACTTTGTTATGCACAATGTTCCGAAGAATATGAATCATGAAGCACATACAATTTGTGAGTGTAACTCCAATTAATAAAACTATTcatgaaaaaatgaaatcatgGAAACCATACTTGTCAAATGTTTCGCGGGCCATTTTCGCAATATGATTTGCATCAGCTTCTAGAACATCAGATAGGCCTGTGCAACCACCATTTTAATTCTCTATATAATCAAAATGAACAATTTCCAACATAATCAACAGCTATCTATATATCACAAAATACATCTATCTCATACATAATTTGAGAGTGAATACAATACAATACCAGTTGTTTGAGAAAAAAGAGGCATCACTTTTTGCCCATTAACCATAACTTGATATCCAATTATTCGCTTCATGACATAATCCAATTTTTTGTGTAGAGAAACTGGAACCCAATGAAGCCACTCATTGATTCCTCCTCTTGGCCTTGTAACTCGCtgcaaaatttatatacaaaatcATTAACGAAAACATTTAAGACTTCGTACAAGTAaattccagttagctcaactagtaactATTTTAGCCTAATGACAAAAGAAAACGCTCGTTATGGAGTGAACACTAGCTGAACCAGTGAAGTCTCTTATCGTGTTAAGTTAAAGAAGGACACTGTAAGTTGAAATTTTATCGTATCTTTAAAAAGAATTCATACAGAGAATTGGGATCAAAGAGAAATGGCTTACGTAAAAGGAGTGGTGGCGAGAGAGACCGAGAGCGCGAACAAGGCCAATGCTTTGATTTTCTGAGCCGGCGAAGCCGTTTCCGATGATGATAGCTCGTTTGATCGCGCCGTAGACCCCACCAGCATCGAAGATCTCAGGCAGACCCGAAAACCCGCTGGGCGGTTCGGGAAGCCTGATTGGTCTCATCAGAAGTCAGACACAGTATTGAGTATGGAATGGAACCCGTTTTGTGTGTTTCAttcagtttttttcttttcaatttccaGTTGGGCAAGGTGGGCCGGCTTGGGCCCACGTTATGCCCATTTTGAGTCGACTAGTCTCAATTACTAGAGGTGTGTCAATTTATAGTAAGAATTatctatctcttctttttcttttttttttctttttttttttgagaatctgccACAATTATCATCTCTCGGAATAAAAAGATATACTTATCCATGCCACTTAACttttctttagttatttttgtgtgtttggcatgattatttttgtcaatttattttactaatcagtttatttttgctattttttatgagttttattgtactttttggtactatttatgtgtcttattatactatttcaattaatttttatttttatttataatactttcagtaaaaaatttttattttcagcaaaataaatagattttaaatagaaactttctttaaaaataaaaaataaaaataaaaacttttctttcattctttatttcctaacttttgtttatcaaaaatttcccaacttttcttttattcaaagCATCTCTCGAAATTAAAGATACTTTTTGGGGGTACATATGCACTTAATGTActaacttttcttttattctatcATGAAAGCTAGACATGTAATAACGTTGTACTTGTAGGTGATTCCTTCTTAGCATGTCAATAAAGGGGCAATTAGGGGTAATCCACCCAACAAACAGACTTTACGACTAGAGGTAGGTTGccattattgaaacaaaaagaCTCAAGGGAACATAAAGCAAACTTTGTAATTGCATGAGCAACAACGTTATAGTCTCTCTTGACCCAActaaaagagaaattaaaaaattactcaaCCGAACTTAGAAGGTTGACAATCATGTATAAATGTGTCATGTATCCTTTTGTGAgtgcaaaaattgaaaatataattcgTTTTCCACcataaattcaattagaatgaTTCATTATTACATGAAATATAATTCGTTTTCCACCATGAATTCAATTAAAATGATTCATTATTACGTGAGATGAGAGAATAATACATTGTTGTATTTCGAAAGTATTGaacaattattttgaaaaaagttgATCCGATaagttaaaaatcaaaattaaatgataCTTATTTTTAATGGTTGTATAACTTGTTTAgatgacttttttttagaagaaattgtTTAGATGACTTTGATGGATCATATGATTAAAATATGCATGAATAGTACTATAAACTATTAcgtctttctcaaaaaaaaaaaaaaactatttatgtAATGACTTGAATAAGATTCCTATAACATAGCatcttattataattttttcttcaaaagttTATTCACTGAAAATTGGCAAAAGTATAATTGTAtatgaaaaaagtgaaaattttaaaacttatacataaacaaataagttaATAAAGTTaactagaaaaa
The DNA window shown above is from Quercus lobata isolate SW786 chromosome 7, ValleyOak3.0 Primary Assembly, whole genome shotgun sequence and carries:
- the LOC115951941 gene encoding mitochondrial fission protein ELM1-like isoform X2; the encoded protein is MRPIRLPEPPSGFSGLPEIFDAGGVYGAIKRAIIIGNGFAGSENQSIGLVRALGLSRHHSFYRVTRPRGGINEWLHWVPVSLHKKLDYVMKRIIGYQVMVNGQKVMPLFSQTTGLSDVLEADANHIAKMARETFDKDGPLLVVASGRDTISVSSSIKRLAPENVFVVQIQHPRSHLNRFDMVITPRHDYYPLTPHAQEQIPWFLRRWITPREPPGRNVVDSAALRSAASAWHDELAPLPKPLLVVNVGGPTSNCPYGADLAKQLATMLRNILWSCRSIRISFSRRTPEKVSNILVREFSGNQKVYIWDGEDRNPHMGHLAWADAFVITADSVSMLSEACSTGKPVYVIGAERCTWKFADFQKSLQERGVARPFTGKEDISESWSYSPLNDTTEAANCVNMALAKRGWSIHR
- the LOC115951941 gene encoding mitochondrial fission protein ELM1-like isoform X1, coding for MRPIRLPEPPSGFSGLPEIFDAGGVYGAIKRAIIIGNGFAGSENQSIGLVRALGLSRHHSFYRVTRPRGGINEWLHWVPVSLHKKLDYVMKRIIGYQVMVNGQKVMPLFSQTTGLSDVLEADANHIAKMARETFDKDGPLLVVASGRDTISVSSSIKRLAPENVFVVQIQHPRSHLNRFDMVITPRHDYYPLTPHAQEQIPWFLRRWITPREPPGRNVVLTVGALHQVDSAALRSAASAWHDELAPLPKPLLVVNVGGPTSNCPYGADLAKQLATMLRNILWSCRSIRISFSRRTPEKVSNILVREFSGNQKVYIWDGEDRNPHMGHLAWADAFVITADSVSMLSEACSTGKPVYVIGAERCTWKFADFQKSLQERGVARPFTGKEDISESWSYSPLNDTTEAANCVNMALAKRGWSIHR